In Actinomyces marmotae, the DNA window TCCCCGCCTCCCACTACGTGGCAGGGCCCGAGCGCATGAGCCGCGCCATCGAGGGCATCGAGGCCGAGCTCGCCGAGCGCCTGGCCGTCCTCGAGCGCGACGGCAAGCTCCTCGAGGCCCAGCGCCTGCGCATGCGCACCACGTACGACCTGGAGATGATGCGCCAGATCGGCATGTGCTCGGGCATCGAGAACTACTCGATGCACATCGACGGGCGCAGCCCCGGCACCCCGCCCAACACGCTGCTCGACTACTTCCCCGAGGACTTCCTCCTCGTCATCGACGAGTCGCACGTGACCGTCCCCCAGATCGGCGCCATGCACGAGGGCGACGCGTCCCGCAAGCGCACCCTCGTCGACCACGGCTTCCGCCTGCCCAGCGCCCTGGACAACCGACCGCTGACCTTCACGGAGTTCGAGAACCGCATCGGCCAGACCGTCTACCTGTCCGCCACCCCCGGTGACTACGAGACACGGCGCTCCGACGGCGTGGTCGAGCAGATCATCCGCCCCACCGGGCTCGTGGACCCCAGGATCGTCGTCAAGCCGACCCAGGGGCAGATCGACGACCTTTTTGAGGAGGTGCGCCAGCGGGTGGACAAGGACGAGCGCGTCCTGGTCACCACGCTCACCAAGCGCATGGCGGAGGACCTGACCACCTATATGGCCGAGCGCGGCGTGCGCGTGGAGTACCTGCACTCCGACGTCGACACCCTGCGGCGTGTCGAGCTCTTGCGCGAGCTCCGGCAGGGCCGCTTCGACGTCCTCGTCGGCATCAACCTCCTGCGCGAGGGCCTGGACCTGCCCGAGGTCTCGCTGGTGTCCATCCTCGATGCCGACAAGGAGGGCTTCCTGCGCTCCACGAGATCCCTCATCCAGACCATCGGCCGCGCGGCGCGCAACGTCTCCGGCGAGGTCCACATGTACGCCGATACCACCACCCCCGCCATGGCGGAGGCCATCGAGGAGACCGAGCGCCGCCGCGCCCTCCAACTCGCCTACAACGAGGCCAACGGCATCGACCCCCAGCCCCTGCGCAAGAGGATCGCGGATGTCACCGACATGCTCGCCCGGGAGGACGTCGACACCGCCGAGCTTCTCGCCGGCGGGTATCGGGGACACGAGGAGGCCTCGGCGCGCAAAGGCCGTAAGAAGGCCGCCGAGGCCACGGTCCGCGAGCGCCTCGCCGGGGCGGCGCAGGGCGATCTCGCCGCTCTCATCACCGAGCTCACTGAGCAGATGCGCGCGGCGGCGGTTGACCTCCAGTTCGAGCTCGCCGCGCGATTGCGAGATGAGATCCAGGACCTGAAGAAGGAGTTGCGCGCCATGCGGGAGACGAGCTGACCCGCTGCCGCCCATGGCGCCGCCGCGGTCCTCAGACCATGAGCGGAGGGCGCGGAAACACGTGTATCACAGAGGATTCACGGGGCAGTAACGAATCGCTCGCCATGTGCGGGGTTGTCCGCTATCATCCCGAGAGGCGGGACCCTGCCCGCTTCCCCATATCGTTCTGCTGCTCCCTGACGGCATCCCCCTCCAACAGAAGAGCCCGCCCCTCCCATGAGCAGTCCCGGCCTGGCGGCAGCGCGCCCGCCCTCACGCGCCTTCAAGATCCCGCGGCTCGTGCCGCACCTCCTCATCCTCACCATGATCGCGTTGATCGCGATCCTCCTCGTTCCCGGGCCGGCCATCACGGCGGGCGCCCGGATGTGGAGGATCGGCGCCGTGATCCTCGCGCTCGCCCTCGTGATGACGCGCCGCAAGCAGCCCCGCATCGACGACCGGGATCTCGACCGGATCCTCGCCGTCGGCGGCTTCGTGACCGCCGCGTGGATCATCACGCACTGGGACACCGCGACGCATCAGGCCGCCGCGGTGCTCGCCGCCGCCTCGGCGGGCCTGGGCCTGGCGCTGTGGGTCGTGGGGACCCGCGAGACCTCCTGGCTCGCCCCCGCGATCGCGCCCCTGGGCCTGAGCCTGGTCCCCTCTCTCGGCTCGGTGATGCTCGGGATGGTCGCGCTGGCGCTGTGCGCGCTGGCGGCCCTGGTCCTCATCGTCGCCAATGGCCCCGCCCCACGGCGGCAGTTCCAGCGGATCGTCCCCGCGCGCCTCGTCGTCCCCGCGCTCGCCGCCATTGCGCTGGCCGCGGTGGCCAGGGGGTGGTTCGCGTGAGCAACGTCCGCGTCCTGCCCAGGCGGGACCGCCACGTCATCGACCTGCCCGATCCCGAGGAGCTCGTCGACCAGGGCGAGCGGGCCCTGGACCTCGCCTGCTACGGCCTGTCCGAGGCGGCGCCCGAGTACTCCGCCCGGGGAGTGCTGGTGGCCTGGCAGCGAGTGGCGCTTATCGCCGCCGTCGCGCTGGTCATCCTCGGCCTTGTCTTCGTCCCGAGGGCCACCGGGATCGCCGTCGTCGCCATCGTCACCGCCGTCTACGGCATCGCGCTCGTCTACCGGCTCGCCCTGTTCCACCTGGGAGCCAAGGGCGGGCATGTCGTCACGGTGAGCGATGAGGAGGCGCGCGCCGTGCCCCATGCCGAACTGCCCCGATACACCGTGCTCGTCCCGGTCTTCCACGAGCCCCTGCTCGGCGAGCTCGTGGCGAGGCTGGAGCGCCTGGAGTACCCCCGCCACCTCCTCGACATCCGCCTCCTCCTGGAGGCCGACGACGAGGAGACCAACGCGGCCGCCTCCGGGCTCGCCCTCGGCCGGCACGTCACCGTTGTGCGAGTGCCCGCCCACGAGCCGCGCACGAAGCCGAAGGCCTGCAACTACGGCTTCCTCATCTCCGAGAGCGGCATGTGCACGATCTACGACGCCGAGGACTCGCCCGATCCCCTCCAGCTGCTGCGCGCCGTCGTCGCGATGAGGAGGCTCGGGCCCCGCTACGCCTGCGTGCAGGCCCGACTCGGCTTCTACAACGCCGACCAGAACCTCCTCACCCGCTGGTTCGCGCTCGACTACGGATCATGGTTCGGCAACCTCCTTTCCGGGCTCGTGGCCCTCGGCGCGCCTATCCCGCTGGGCGGCACCTCCAACCACTTCCGCTCCGACGTGCTGCGGCGGGTCGGGGCCTGGGATCCCTGGAACGTCACCGAGGACGCCGACCTGGGGCTGCGCCTGGCCCGCGCCGGCTACCAGGTGGGAGTCCTCGACTCGGACACGGGGGAGGAGGCTAACCCCGACGCCATCAACTGGGTGCGCCAGCGCTCCCGCTGGTACAAGGGCTACTTGCAGACCTTCCTCGTCCACATGCGCAGGCCCGGGCTCGTCAACCGCCAGCTCGGCGCGAGGGGCATGGTCGGCCTCGTCATCTTCATCGCGGGCACGCCGCTGCTCTCAGCGCTCAACGGGTTCTTCTGGGCCCTGACGGTCGTCTGGTTCACCTCCCACGACCCGGCGGTGGCGGCCCTGTTCCCACCAGCCATCTACTACCTGGGCATGGTCAGCCTCATCCTCGGCAACCTCGCGGTGCTGTACATGGGGCTGTTCACCGCCCGGCAGATGGAGCGCCTGGGGCTCCTCATCCCCGCGCTCCTCATGCCGCTGTACTGGATCCTCATGTGGCTGGCGGCGGTCAAGGCGGTGCTGCAGCTCATCACGGCGCCCTCCTACTGGGAGAAGACCGCGCACGGCCTTCACAAGGCTGAGGCGCCCCAGGCCG includes these proteins:
- the uvrB gene encoding excinuclease ABC subunit UvrB, translated to MRPVTDLRRTDKPFEVVSQYTPSGDQPTAINELAERLSAGEKDIVLLGATGTGKSATTAWLVERTQRPTLILEPNKTLAAQMAAEFRELLPNNAVEYFVSYYDYYQPEAYVPQTDTFIEKDSSINDEVERLRHSATNSLLTRRDVVVVSSVSCIYGLGTPQEYVDRMTPLAVGDRIDRDELLRRFVGMQYTRNDIDFTRGTFRVRGDTVEIIPMYEELAIRIEFFGDEIESLATLHPVTGDVIAPAEQVFVFPASHYVAGPERMSRAIEGIEAELAERLAVLERDGKLLEAQRLRMRTTYDLEMMRQIGMCSGIENYSMHIDGRSPGTPPNTLLDYFPEDFLLVIDESHVTVPQIGAMHEGDASRKRTLVDHGFRLPSALDNRPLTFTEFENRIGQTVYLSATPGDYETRRSDGVVEQIIRPTGLVDPRIVVKPTQGQIDDLFEEVRQRVDKDERVLVTTLTKRMAEDLTTYMAERGVRVEYLHSDVDTLRRVELLRELRQGRFDVLVGINLLREGLDLPEVSLVSILDADKEGFLRSTRSLIQTIGRAARNVSGEVHMYADTTTPAMAEAIEETERRRALQLAYNEANGIDPQPLRKRIADVTDMLAREDVDTAELLAGGYRGHEEASARKGRKKAAEATVRERLAGAAQGDLAALITELTEQMRAAAVDLQFELAARLRDEIQDLKKELRAMRETS
- a CDS encoding glycosyltransferase family 2 protein, whose protein sequence is MSNVRVLPRRDRHVIDLPDPEELVDQGERALDLACYGLSEAAPEYSARGVLVAWQRVALIAAVALVILGLVFVPRATGIAVVAIVTAVYGIALVYRLALFHLGAKGGHVVTVSDEEARAVPHAELPRYTVLVPVFHEPLLGELVARLERLEYPRHLLDIRLLLEADDEETNAAASGLALGRHVTVVRVPAHEPRTKPKACNYGFLISESGMCTIYDAEDSPDPLQLLRAVVAMRRLGPRYACVQARLGFYNADQNLLTRWFALDYGSWFGNLLSGLVALGAPIPLGGTSNHFRSDVLRRVGAWDPWNVTEDADLGLRLARAGYQVGVLDSDTGEEANPDAINWVRQRSRWYKGYLQTFLVHMRRPGLVNRQLGARGMVGLVIFIAGTPLLSALNGFFWALTVVWFTSHDPAVAALFPPAIYYLGMVSLILGNLAVLYMGLFTARQMERLGLLIPALLMPLYWILMWLAAVKAVLQLITAPSYWEKTAHGLHKAEAPQAAQTAGVAA